Proteins from one Setaria italica strain Yugu1 chromosome V, Setaria_italica_v2.0, whole genome shotgun sequence genomic window:
- the LOC101776637 gene encoding probable potassium transporter 2 isoform X2 encodes MDAEAGVVGADQLPRRQYYMNLLLLAYQSFGVVYGDLSTSPLYVYKSTFSGKLRQYQDEETVFGVLSLIFWTFTLIPLLKYVTIVLSADDNGEGGPFALYSLLCRHAKLSLLPNQQAADEELSSYYRNGFAPRNGSAPWLRRFLEKHKKVRTVLLLVVLCGASMVIGDGVLTPAISVLSSMSGLQVRATGLEHRSVVLLSCIVLVGLFALQHRGTQKVAFMFAPIVIIWLFSIGGIGLYNILHWNPNIYQALSPYYMVKFFRKTGKDGWISLGGILLSMTGSEAMFADLGHFTSASVRVAFVTVIYPCLILQYMGHAAFLSKNTFHMPTGFYDTIPEPVFWPVFVVATLAAVVGSQAVISATFSIVKQCHALGCFPRVKVVHTSRWIYGQIYIPEINWILMVLCVAVTVSFRDTTLIGNAYGIACMTVMLVTTFLMALIVIFVWQRNIIFALIFLVFFGSIEAVYLSSSLMKVPQGGWVPLVLAFIFMSVMYIWHYGLRRKYQFDLQNKVSMRSILSLGPSLGIVRVPGIGLIYTELVTGVPSIFSHFVTNLPAFHEVLVFLCVKSVPVPYVSPDERYLVGRIGPKEYRMYRCIVRYGYKDVQRDDDNFENMLVMGIAKFIMMEAEDASSSASYDIANEGRMAVITTTDDAGTPLTMRDFNGLADSMTTRSSKSESLRSLQSSYEQESPNVSRRRRVRFEVPEDDDMGQQVKDELMALVEAKHAGVAYIMGHSYIKARRSSSFLKKFAIDVGYSFLRKNCRGPSVTLHIPHISLIEVGMIYHV; translated from the exons ATGGACGCCGaggccggcgtcgtcggcgccgacCAGCTGCCG CGGAGGCAGTACTACATGAATCTATTACTTCTAGCTTACCAGAGCTTTGGTGTTGTTTATGGGGACCTAAGCACATCACCTCTCTACGTTTATAAAAGTACATTCTCTGGAAAGCTCCGCCAATACCAAGATGAAGAGACAGTATTCGGTGTACTCTCCCTCATATTTTGGACATTCACTCTTATTCCTTTGCTGAAGTATGTCACTATTGTCTTGAGTGCTGATGATAATGGCGAAG GTGGACCATTTGCATTGTATTCACTGCTTTGCAGGCATGCAAAACTTAGCTTGCTTCCAAATCAACAAGCAGCCGATGAGGAACTATCTTCATACTACAGAAATGGGTTTGCTCCTCGCAATGGATCTGCACCTTGGCTAAGAAGGTTTCTAGAGAAGCACAAAAAAGTGAGAACTGTGCTGCTTCTCGTAGTTTTGTGTGGTGCTAGCATGGTGATCGGTGATGGTGTTCTTACCCCAGCAATATCAG TCCTGTCATCTATGTCCGGATTACAAGTTCGAGCTACTGGTTTAGAGCACC GTTCTGTAGTTCTCCTTTCGTGCATTGTATTGGTTGGTCTATTTGCCTTGCAACACCGAGGTACTCAGAAGGTTGCATTCATGTTTGCACCAATTGTCATCATCTGGCTGTTTTCCATTGGTGGAATTGGTTTATACAACATACTTCATTGGAACCCAAATATATATCAAGCTCTCTCTCCATATTATATGGTTAAGTTTTTTAGGAAGACTGGTAAAGATGGCTGGATTTCTTTAGGAGGGATTCTTCTTTCAATGACAG GCAGTGAAGCAATGTTTGCTGACCTTGGCCACTTTACGAGTGCATCTGTCAGG GTGGCTTTCGTTACCGTCATATATCCATGCCTTATACTACAATATATGGGTCATGCTGCATTTCTATCGAAGAACACCTTTCACATGCCGACAGGTTTTTATGATACTATCCCAG AACCTGTATTTTGGCCTGTATTTGTGGTGGCCACACTCGCTGCAGTTGTTGGTAGCCAAGCTGTGATTTCGGCAACGTTCTCCATTGTGAAACAGTGCCATGCTTTGGGATGTTTCCCACGAGTGAAGGTTGTCCACACATCAAGGTGGATCTATGGGCAGATATATATTCCAGAAATAAATTGGATCCTTATGGTGCTTTGTGTAGCTGTCACGGTTTCTTTCCGTGACACTACTCTTATCGGCAATGCTTATG GTATTGCATGCATGACTGTTATGCTTGTTACTACATTCTTGATGGCATTGATCGTCATCTTTGTTTGGCAAAGGAACATAATATTTGCCCTAATTTTCCTGGTTTTCTTTGGATCCATTGAAGCTGTATATCTTTCCTCATCTCTCATGAAGGTTCCTCAAGGAGGATGGGTGCCTCTTGTGCTTGCTTTCATATTCATGTCTGTCATGTACATCTGGCACTATGGGTTAAGGAGGAAGTACCAGTTTGACCTACAGAACAAAGTATCAATGAGATCGATCCTGTCTCTGGGTCCAAGCCTTGGCATAGTTCGGGTTCCTGGTATTGGATTGATTTATACAGAGCTGGTGACTGGTGTACCCTCCATCTTCTCACATTTTGTCACTAATCTCCCTGCTTTCCATGAAGTCCTAGTCTTTCTCTGCGTGAAGTCAGTGCCAGTGCCATATGTTTCGCCAGATGAGCGATACCTTGTGGGTAGGATTGGACCTAAAGAATATAGGATGTACCGTTGCATTGTTAGATATGGCTACAAAGATGTGCAGAGAGATGATGACAATTTTGAGAACATGTTAGTTATGGGTATTGCAAAGTTTATTATGATGGAAGCTGAGGATGCTTCTTCTTCGGCAAGTTATGATATCGCTAATGAAGGAAGGATGGCAGTCATAACAACCACTGATGATGCTGGCACTCCATTGACTATGAGAGATTTCAATGGCCTAGCTGACTCCATGACTACGAGGAGCAGCAAATCAGAGAGCCTTCGAAGTTTGCAATCCTCTTACGAGCAAGAATCCCCAAATGtaagccggcgccgccgtgttCGCTTTGAGGTGCCAGAGGATGACGACATGGGCCAGCAAGTGAAAGATGAGCTCATGGCACTTGTGGAAGCAAAACATGCTGGGGTGGCATACATCATGGGGCATTCTTATATCAAAGCTAGGAGGAGCTCAAGTTTCCTGAAGAAGTTTGCTATTGATGTTGGCTACTCTTTCCTCCGGAAGAACTGCAGAGGTCCATCGGTCACACTGCACATTCCGCACATTAGTCTGATAGAAGTGGGCATGATCTACCATGTTTAG
- the LOC101776637 gene encoding probable potassium transporter 2 isoform X1, with protein MMEQERSQLSRFESGITHRRQYYMNLLLLAYQSFGVVYGDLSTSPLYVYKSTFSGKLRQYQDEETVFGVLSLIFWTFTLIPLLKYVTIVLSADDNGEGGPFALYSLLCRHAKLSLLPNQQAADEELSSYYRNGFAPRNGSAPWLRRFLEKHKKVRTVLLLVVLCGASMVIGDGVLTPAISVLSSMSGLQVRATGLEHRSVVLLSCIVLVGLFALQHRGTQKVAFMFAPIVIIWLFSIGGIGLYNILHWNPNIYQALSPYYMVKFFRKTGKDGWISLGGILLSMTGSEAMFADLGHFTSASVRVAFVTVIYPCLILQYMGHAAFLSKNTFHMPTGFYDTIPEPVFWPVFVVATLAAVVGSQAVISATFSIVKQCHALGCFPRVKVVHTSRWIYGQIYIPEINWILMVLCVAVTVSFRDTTLIGNAYGIACMTVMLVTTFLMALIVIFVWQRNIIFALIFLVFFGSIEAVYLSSSLMKVPQGGWVPLVLAFIFMSVMYIWHYGLRRKYQFDLQNKVSMRSILSLGPSLGIVRVPGIGLIYTELVTGVPSIFSHFVTNLPAFHEVLVFLCVKSVPVPYVSPDERYLVGRIGPKEYRMYRCIVRYGYKDVQRDDDNFENMLVMGIAKFIMMEAEDASSSASYDIANEGRMAVITTTDDAGTPLTMRDFNGLADSMTTRSSKSESLRSLQSSYEQESPNVSRRRRVRFEVPEDDDMGQQVKDELMALVEAKHAGVAYIMGHSYIKARRSSSFLKKFAIDVGYSFLRKNCRGPSVTLHIPHISLIEVGMIYHV; from the exons ATGATGGAGCAGGAACGTAGCCAGCTTTCACGATTTGAATCGGGGATCACTCAT CGGAGGCAGTACTACATGAATCTATTACTTCTAGCTTACCAGAGCTTTGGTGTTGTTTATGGGGACCTAAGCACATCACCTCTCTACGTTTATAAAAGTACATTCTCTGGAAAGCTCCGCCAATACCAAGATGAAGAGACAGTATTCGGTGTACTCTCCCTCATATTTTGGACATTCACTCTTATTCCTTTGCTGAAGTATGTCACTATTGTCTTGAGTGCTGATGATAATGGCGAAG GTGGACCATTTGCATTGTATTCACTGCTTTGCAGGCATGCAAAACTTAGCTTGCTTCCAAATCAACAAGCAGCCGATGAGGAACTATCTTCATACTACAGAAATGGGTTTGCTCCTCGCAATGGATCTGCACCTTGGCTAAGAAGGTTTCTAGAGAAGCACAAAAAAGTGAGAACTGTGCTGCTTCTCGTAGTTTTGTGTGGTGCTAGCATGGTGATCGGTGATGGTGTTCTTACCCCAGCAATATCAG TCCTGTCATCTATGTCCGGATTACAAGTTCGAGCTACTGGTTTAGAGCACC GTTCTGTAGTTCTCCTTTCGTGCATTGTATTGGTTGGTCTATTTGCCTTGCAACACCGAGGTACTCAGAAGGTTGCATTCATGTTTGCACCAATTGTCATCATCTGGCTGTTTTCCATTGGTGGAATTGGTTTATACAACATACTTCATTGGAACCCAAATATATATCAAGCTCTCTCTCCATATTATATGGTTAAGTTTTTTAGGAAGACTGGTAAAGATGGCTGGATTTCTTTAGGAGGGATTCTTCTTTCAATGACAG GCAGTGAAGCAATGTTTGCTGACCTTGGCCACTTTACGAGTGCATCTGTCAGG GTGGCTTTCGTTACCGTCATATATCCATGCCTTATACTACAATATATGGGTCATGCTGCATTTCTATCGAAGAACACCTTTCACATGCCGACAGGTTTTTATGATACTATCCCAG AACCTGTATTTTGGCCTGTATTTGTGGTGGCCACACTCGCTGCAGTTGTTGGTAGCCAAGCTGTGATTTCGGCAACGTTCTCCATTGTGAAACAGTGCCATGCTTTGGGATGTTTCCCACGAGTGAAGGTTGTCCACACATCAAGGTGGATCTATGGGCAGATATATATTCCAGAAATAAATTGGATCCTTATGGTGCTTTGTGTAGCTGTCACGGTTTCTTTCCGTGACACTACTCTTATCGGCAATGCTTATG GTATTGCATGCATGACTGTTATGCTTGTTACTACATTCTTGATGGCATTGATCGTCATCTTTGTTTGGCAAAGGAACATAATATTTGCCCTAATTTTCCTGGTTTTCTTTGGATCCATTGAAGCTGTATATCTTTCCTCATCTCTCATGAAGGTTCCTCAAGGAGGATGGGTGCCTCTTGTGCTTGCTTTCATATTCATGTCTGTCATGTACATCTGGCACTATGGGTTAAGGAGGAAGTACCAGTTTGACCTACAGAACAAAGTATCAATGAGATCGATCCTGTCTCTGGGTCCAAGCCTTGGCATAGTTCGGGTTCCTGGTATTGGATTGATTTATACAGAGCTGGTGACTGGTGTACCCTCCATCTTCTCACATTTTGTCACTAATCTCCCTGCTTTCCATGAAGTCCTAGTCTTTCTCTGCGTGAAGTCAGTGCCAGTGCCATATGTTTCGCCAGATGAGCGATACCTTGTGGGTAGGATTGGACCTAAAGAATATAGGATGTACCGTTGCATTGTTAGATATGGCTACAAAGATGTGCAGAGAGATGATGACAATTTTGAGAACATGTTAGTTATGGGTATTGCAAAGTTTATTATGATGGAAGCTGAGGATGCTTCTTCTTCGGCAAGTTATGATATCGCTAATGAAGGAAGGATGGCAGTCATAACAACCACTGATGATGCTGGCACTCCATTGACTATGAGAGATTTCAATGGCCTAGCTGACTCCATGACTACGAGGAGCAGCAAATCAGAGAGCCTTCGAAGTTTGCAATCCTCTTACGAGCAAGAATCCCCAAATGtaagccggcgccgccgtgttCGCTTTGAGGTGCCAGAGGATGACGACATGGGCCAGCAAGTGAAAGATGAGCTCATGGCACTTGTGGAAGCAAAACATGCTGGGGTGGCATACATCATGGGGCATTCTTATATCAAAGCTAGGAGGAGCTCAAGTTTCCTGAAGAAGTTTGCTATTGATGTTGGCTACTCTTTCCTCCGGAAGAACTGCAGAGGTCCATCGGTCACACTGCACATTCCGCACATTAGTCTGATAGAAGTGGGCATGATCTACCATGTTTAG